The following proteins are encoded in a genomic region of Candidatus Hydrogenedentota bacterium:
- a CDS encoding DUF2225 domain-containing protein, protein MSDSGTSPFIYKKLTCPACTEDHEHPHFRLRMYLEGERESDGHVLEYKWIAEKATPVHPPYYYLFFCPRCYYADLTNDFSRPGDNEHTPLVLRAYKRALDREKEVIEFLGDHIRYDNITFETALLIHFLGAFIQLLTPQSEQDNLKLARLFLRIAWLYREQAPQQEDGGLNRADKSSLEALADFENALHTAREHWVRTSVVLGRQIDEVDYKGNVSEQSAQIRQHRSNVEKLLEAEFAEVFRLKRLLKEGSAASGDDAAGKTGGDSEFYKLMVSLKSMWPMAPSDENEAMRLSLQYLQQAISTDPAFDNSQTYLNGISLVVDLLIRCNDLNAAFDTVRGIYRGAAEARSRLMDELKPKDLDENTKQRLLGRIRKLSRSVEHAGELRTKLIGLLVERDRELIHKILRDNAGISESKVMAALEENGIVPGVVAYLQEKGELTPAKTKALRDAQG, encoded by the coding sequence ATGAGTGATTCCGGAACATCTCCGTTCATTTATAAGAAGCTTACTTGTCCGGCCTGTACCGAGGACCATGAACACCCCCATTTCCGTTTGAGGATGTACCTGGAAGGTGAGCGAGAGTCGGATGGCCACGTACTTGAGTACAAGTGGATTGCCGAGAAGGCAACACCGGTTCATCCTCCGTACTACTATCTCTTTTTCTGTCCCCGCTGCTATTACGCGGATCTCACCAATGATTTCTCAAGGCCTGGCGATAACGAGCACACGCCTCTGGTGCTGCGAGCATATAAACGCGCGCTCGATCGTGAAAAAGAGGTTATAGAGTTTCTGGGCGACCACATTCGCTATGACAACATAACGTTCGAGACTGCGTTGCTCATTCATTTCCTTGGGGCTTTTATCCAACTGCTGACACCTCAGAGCGAACAGGATAACCTCAAGCTAGCCAGGCTATTCCTCCGAATCGCGTGGCTCTATAGAGAGCAGGCGCCTCAGCAAGAAGACGGAGGACTGAACCGGGCTGACAAAAGCTCTCTTGAAGCCTTGGCCGATTTCGAAAACGCGCTTCATACAGCCCGTGAACACTGGGTGAGGACGAGCGTGGTGTTGGGGCGGCAGATTGATGAAGTCGATTATAAGGGCAACGTGTCTGAACAGAGTGCCCAAATTCGCCAACACAGGTCCAACGTGGAGAAGTTGTTGGAGGCCGAATTCGCCGAGGTGTTTAGGCTCAAACGTCTCCTTAAAGAAGGGAGCGCAGCATCCGGCGATGATGCTGCAGGGAAAACGGGTGGTGATTCGGAATTCTACAAGCTCATGGTCTCTTTGAAGTCAATGTGGCCGATGGCGCCATCCGACGAGAACGAGGCCATGCGGTTGTCGCTACAGTATCTACAGCAGGCGATATCCACTGATCCGGCTTTTGACAATTCGCAGACCTATCTCAACGGTATTTCGCTTGTTGTCGATCTGCTCATTCGGTGCAATGACCTGAATGCGGCCTTCGATACGGTGCGTGGCATCTATCGCGGCGCTGCCGAGGCGCGTTCCAGACTCATGGACGAGCTTAAGCCTAAGGATCTCGACGAGAACACCAAGCAGCGTCTGCTAGGAAGAATTCGCAAGCTGTCCAGGTCCGTCGAGCATGCGGGAGAGCTTCGCACGAAGTTGATTGGCTTGCTCGTGGAACGCGACCGGGAACTCATACACAAGATTCTTCGAGACAACGCGGGAATCTCCGAATCGAAAGTAATGGCCGCGCTGGAAGAAAACGGGATCGTGCCGGGAGTGGTCGCTTACCTTCAGGAGAAGGGAGAATTGACCCCCGCCAAGACAAAGGCGCTTCGGGACGCCCAGGGATGA
- a CDS encoding PAS domain S-box protein, whose protein sequence is MHTWEPSSRKRLTLILASSILVALCLAIVARLCEEDQLLPKLATDLMTLAAILVVISPSFYITYYVQEAFFLRILTISAAVCLAVSAFLEFTGTLPQLSWSPLFADASDLHRGLLWFLTMLGSVLLIASLYFTLVEAASARSETQRKHNDLLNEVQERERAQAALREQDDLYRLAISQAGAIPYRVNWQTMTGKLFHNGAGTLANIVGDGYDFSQYLKMRKEVRYLGPLGDMSPQEVEKQIEKGLLRTCQCEYMMLAHDGSEVWFFDSWTGIPDDQGRVAEAIGLIQDVTHKKREEQAQIRKERYYRALIENALDIITVLRRDASVRFVSPSIESVLGYSPNELVGMDIVDLVAPQDRLRFMEAIGNLDTTPSGFDMGLFQFRHKDGSVRILQSVGRDFSDYPGISGLMLNIRDLTDRVNLETQLQQSQKLEAVGRLAGGIAHDFNNLLTAIMGNVELALMRLDDTDEKTREHLDQANLVSQSAADLIRQLLTFARKQHLEMKAVHLNHIALNLDRMLRRLIDVNISLSTIPAALNDLVRVDTGQIEQVLVNLVVNARDAMPHGGSITVSTQDVPQKGPRNWCSPNDLHKDFVSISVTDTGTGMSPEVIEHIFEPFFTTKSQGKGTGLGLATSYGIVKQAGGYFEVSSEIERGTTFRVFLPVFSGQEELFPDTESRNPILNGNETILLVEDTEQTLFIIQTILRSYGYTVIGRTNGEDAIKVANEYGRALSLLIIDVVMPSMNGMEVAKRVRALTPETRVLFISGYTDKAPIPVSNDNKTAFLPKPFTPSTLVRHVRALLDSNKTLIKV, encoded by the coding sequence ATGCACACCTGGGAACCGTCTTCAAGAAAGAGACTGACCCTGATCCTCGCATCTTCAATCCTTGTCGCGCTGTGCCTTGCGATTGTCGCCCGTTTGTGCGAAGAGGATCAGCTTCTCCCCAAACTGGCCACGGATCTTATGACCTTAGCGGCCATATTGGTGGTGATATCCCCATCCTTCTATATCACCTATTATGTTCAGGAAGCATTCTTTCTCCGCATACTGACGATTTCGGCGGCTGTCTGCCTTGCAGTTTCCGCGTTCTTGGAGTTCACAGGAACCTTACCGCAATTAAGTTGGAGTCCCCTTTTCGCCGACGCCAGCGACCTGCATCGTGGCCTGCTATGGTTCTTAACGATGCTTGGTTCGGTGCTTCTGATAGCATCGCTCTACTTCACGCTTGTGGAGGCCGCTTCGGCGCGTTCCGAGACGCAAAGGAAACACAATGATCTTCTGAATGAAGTCCAAGAACGCGAGCGGGCGCAAGCAGCCCTTCGTGAACAGGATGACTTGTACCGGCTCGCTATCTCTCAAGCCGGAGCGATTCCCTATCGCGTCAACTGGCAGACAATGACCGGAAAGCTCTTTCACAACGGCGCGGGGACCCTTGCGAATATCGTGGGAGACGGGTACGACTTCAGTCAGTATCTGAAAATGCGCAAGGAAGTAAGGTATCTCGGCCCCCTGGGCGACATGTCGCCTCAAGAAGTGGAAAAGCAAATCGAAAAGGGCCTCCTGCGCACTTGTCAGTGCGAATACATGATGCTTGCGCACGATGGGAGCGAGGTTTGGTTCTTCGATAGTTGGACGGGGATTCCGGACGATCAAGGTCGCGTTGCGGAAGCTATTGGCCTGATCCAGGATGTGACTCATAAGAAGCGCGAAGAACAGGCTCAGATCAGAAAGGAGCGGTATTACCGCGCGCTCATCGAAAATGCGCTGGACATTATCACGGTCCTGAGAAGAGATGCATCTGTCCGCTTTGTGAGCCCTTCGATCGAGAGCGTTCTCGGATACAGTCCCAATGAACTCGTTGGCATGGATATTGTCGATCTGGTCGCTCCCCAGGATCGACTAAGGTTCATGGAGGCCATCGGAAACTTAGACACAACTCCTTCCGGGTTCGACATGGGACTCTTCCAATTCCGGCATAAGGATGGGAGTGTGAGGATACTGCAATCCGTAGGCCGGGATTTCTCGGATTATCCAGGTATTAGCGGCCTAATGTTGAATATACGCGATCTGACGGATCGTGTGAACTTGGAGACTCAATTGCAGCAATCCCAAAAGCTGGAAGCGGTTGGCAGACTTGCCGGGGGAATTGCGCACGATTTCAACAATCTCCTGACCGCCATCATGGGCAATGTCGAATTAGCCCTCATGCGCCTTGACGATACGGACGAAAAAACTCGCGAGCATCTCGACCAGGCGAATCTCGTCTCACAAAGTGCCGCAGACCTTATCAGGCAGCTTCTCACCTTTGCTCGTAAACAGCACCTGGAAATGAAAGCGGTCCATCTTAATCATATTGCTCTTAATCTAGACCGCATGCTTCGCAGACTCATCGATGTTAACATCAGCTTGTCGACTATCCCCGCGGCACTGAATGACCTCGTGCGAGTCGACACCGGGCAGATCGAGCAAGTGCTTGTGAATCTTGTCGTGAATGCACGTGATGCTATGCCCCATGGCGGCAGCATCACCGTGAGCACCCAGGACGTACCCCAAAAAGGACCGAGAAATTGGTGCTCACCCAACGATCTTCACAAAGACTTTGTATCCATTTCCGTGACGGATACCGGCACGGGAATGTCTCCCGAAGTTATTGAACACATCTTTGAGCCCTTCTTCACAACGAAGTCTCAGGGGAAGGGAACCGGCTTGGGACTTGCTACTTCCTACGGGATTGTTAAGCAAGCCGGCGGGTATTTTGAAGTCAGCAGCGAAATCGAACGTGGCACCACATTCAGAGTCTTCCTCCCTGTCTTTTCGGGGCAGGAAGAATTGTTCCCGGATACGGAATCTCGGAATCCGATATTGAACGGCAACGAAACCATTCTTCTCGTTGAGGATACAGAGCAGACGCTATTTATCATTCAGACAATTCTGCGTTCCTACGGATACACCGTGATTGGAAGAACGAATGGAGAAGACGCCATCAAAGTGGCGAACGAATACGGCAGAGCGCTTTCACTGCTTATTATTGATGTGGTTATGCCCAGCATGAATGGAATGGAAGTTGCCAAGCGCGTTCGTGCGCTAACGCCTGAAACCAGAGTGCTCTTCATTTCCGGCTATACGGACAAGGCGCCAATTCCAGTTTCCAATGACAACAAGACGGCTTTCCTTCCGAAGCCGTTTACCCCGTCCACACTGGTTCGACACGTCCGTGCGCTCTTGGACTCGAACAAGACTCTTATCAAAGTGTAG
- a CDS encoding PHP domain-containing protein, with product MHLHSNFSDGTDAPARVVERAAELGISALALTDHDTVGGVLEAREAARLAGIAFLSGVEITAHFQGFEVHTLGLGIDVHNDALVASLDRLREGRTARAMRIVDKLRGLGIPITFDRVAERAAGEASIGRIHIARELNAMGLCKTVQGAFEKYIGEGRKAYEANPRMPLEKAIELIHDSGGLAFLAHPGIGPVRRRVARLLELPFDGLEAYHSKHSPGQTDEYSRLAEAKGLLVGGGSDCHGATGRKPDMGKVRVPYARFEALNERLS from the coding sequence TTGCATCTGCACAGCAACTTTTCCGATGGGACGGATGCCCCCGCACGAGTGGTGGAGCGGGCCGCGGAATTGGGAATTTCCGCGCTCGCATTGACTGACCATGACACGGTAGGAGGCGTTCTCGAGGCCCGCGAGGCCGCTCGGTTGGCAGGCATTGCATTTCTAAGCGGAGTCGAAATTACCGCTCATTTTCAGGGTTTTGAAGTTCATACACTCGGGCTCGGCATAGATGTGCATAATGACGCCCTCGTAGCCAGTCTGGACCGCCTGCGGGAGGGTCGCACCGCGCGAGCGATGCGGATCGTCGACAAACTCAGGGGACTTGGTATCCCAATCACATTTGACCGAGTTGCGGAGCGAGCCGCGGGGGAGGCCTCCATCGGCCGTATCCATATTGCGCGCGAACTGAACGCCATGGGTCTCTGTAAGACTGTTCAGGGCGCTTTCGAGAAGTACATTGGCGAGGGCAGGAAGGCGTATGAAGCCAATCCACGCATGCCGCTCGAAAAAGCCATCGAGTTGATTCACGACAGCGGCGGGCTTGCATTCCTCGCGCATCCAGGCATAGGGCCAGTCCGGCGGCGTGTTGCCCGGCTGCTGGAACTTCCTTTCGATGGGCTTGAGGCGTATCACAGCAAACACTCGCCAGGACAGACGGATGAGTATTCGCGTTTGGCGGAAGCCAAAGGACTTCTCGTCGGAGGGGGATCGGACTGCCACGGAGCGACAGGAAGGAAGCCTGATATGGGAAAAGTACGGGTTCCGTATGCGCGATTCGAGGCGCTGAACGAACGTCTGTCGTGA
- the nusB gene encoding transcription antitermination factor NusB, giving the protein MSAINPQLRRRARERAVQFLFGLDFTQYGWESTIETFWVGNPVKPGAKAYAERLIRGVMEHRIALDEAIDAALNRWTPDRVGRVERNVLRVALYEMWHEPDVPTNVAINEAIEVTKVYGEEETARFINGVLDRLREIEPRASAT; this is encoded by the coding sequence GTGAGCGCAATAAATCCACAGTTGCGGCGGCGTGCGCGCGAGCGGGCCGTGCAGTTTTTGTTCGGCCTAGATTTCACGCAATACGGTTGGGAGTCGACGATCGAGACCTTCTGGGTCGGGAATCCCGTGAAGCCAGGCGCTAAAGCGTACGCCGAGCGTTTAATCCGCGGGGTGATGGAGCACCGTATCGCATTGGACGAGGCGATCGACGCCGCGCTCAATCGCTGGACTCCAGACCGGGTGGGGCGTGTCGAGCGCAATGTATTGCGCGTGGCCTTGTACGAAATGTGGCACGAACCGGATGTGCCAACCAACGTAGCCATCAATGAAGCCATTGAAGTCACCAAGGTGTACGGAGAAGAGGAGACGGCGCGATTCATCAATGGAGTCCTCGACCGTCTAAGGGAGATAGAGCCGCGGGCGAGCGCTACGTAG
- the ribE gene encoding 6,7-dimethyl-8-ribityllumazine synthase, with protein MPNVIEGKLVSKGKKYGIVVARFNEFISSKLLAGALDGLKRHGVADNEITVAWTPGSWEIPLVAKKMAATKKYDAVLALGAVIRGGTPHFEYVASEAAKGVAQASLETGVPVLFGILTTDNIEQAVERAGTKAGNKGFDAAVSAIEMVNLLEQL; from the coding sequence ATGCCAAATGTGATAGAAGGCAAACTCGTATCCAAGGGGAAGAAGTATGGCATCGTCGTGGCGCGCTTCAATGAGTTCATCTCATCGAAGCTCCTTGCCGGAGCTCTGGACGGCCTGAAGCGGCACGGCGTAGCCGACAACGAGATCACGGTGGCGTGGACGCCAGGTTCCTGGGAGATTCCGCTCGTTGCAAAGAAGATGGCGGCGACGAAGAAGTACGACGCCGTGTTGGCCTTGGGCGCGGTCATACGCGGCGGGACGCCTCACTTCGAGTACGTGGCGTCTGAAGCAGCCAAGGGTGTGGCTCAGGCAAGCCTGGAGACCGGCGTTCCGGTTTTGTTCGGTATACTGACGACAGACAATATTGAACAAGCCGTCGAGCGCGCCGGTACGAAGGCCGGTAACAAAGGATTTGATGCAGCAGTGTCGGCAATTGAAATGGTCAACCTGTTGGAGCAGTTGTGA
- a CDS encoding bifunctional 3,4-dihydroxy-2-butanone-4-phosphate synthase/GTP cyclohydrolase II, with amino-acid sequence MFSPIEEIVEELRAGRMIILVDDENRENEGDLVIAAEKVTPEIINFMTMHGRGLVCLVLTKERMDFLRIPVITHNNLSKFGTAFHAPIEAAEGVTTGVSAFDRAHTIRVAIDPKSTAQDVVMPGHVHTLQAREGGVLVRAGQTEGSADLARIAGLNSSAVLCEILNPDGSMARLPQLENFAQEHGIKICSIESIIEYRRRHEKLVNRVAQTTLPTEHGDFILAAYETEIDSKKHVALIKGEIGPDDDILVRVHSECLTGDVFGSLRCDCGKQLDEALKMIAEEGRGILLYLRQEGRGIGLVNKIRAYELQDKGFDTVEANVHLGFEADPREYGIGAQILADLGVKKMRLITNNPSKRVGIEAHGLIVTGRVPLIIPHNERNERYLKTKKEKLGHLLS; translated from the coding sequence ATGTTTTCCCCGATTGAAGAGATTGTTGAGGAACTAAGAGCCGGCAGGATGATTATCCTCGTCGATGATGAAAACCGTGAAAACGAGGGAGACCTCGTGATTGCCGCGGAGAAAGTCACGCCGGAGATCATCAATTTCATGACCATGCACGGCCGCGGATTGGTGTGTCTTGTGTTGACCAAGGAGCGCATGGACTTTCTGCGAATTCCCGTAATCACGCACAACAATCTCAGCAAGTTTGGCACGGCATTTCACGCTCCCATCGAGGCTGCCGAAGGGGTCACGACGGGGGTAAGCGCGTTCGATCGCGCCCATACGATCCGCGTCGCAATCGATCCCAAGTCGACGGCCCAAGACGTGGTAATGCCCGGGCACGTACACACGTTGCAGGCTCGCGAAGGCGGAGTACTGGTTCGCGCAGGACAGACAGAGGGTTCCGCGGACTTGGCGCGTATTGCCGGGTTGAATTCGTCCGCGGTGCTTTGTGAAATCCTGAATCCGGACGGATCCATGGCTCGCCTGCCGCAGTTGGAGAACTTCGCCCAAGAGCACGGGATCAAGATCTGTTCGATTGAGAGTATTATTGAATACCGAAGAAGGCACGAGAAGCTGGTTAATCGCGTGGCCCAAACGACACTGCCGACAGAGCACGGCGACTTCATTTTGGCCGCGTATGAAACCGAAATTGACAGCAAGAAGCACGTGGCTCTGATAAAGGGCGAGATTGGACCGGACGATGACATTCTGGTTCGAGTTCACTCGGAATGCCTCACCGGAGATGTCTTTGGTTCTCTACGTTGCGATTGCGGCAAGCAATTGGACGAAGCGTTGAAGATGATTGCGGAGGAAGGCCGGGGCATCTTGTTGTACTTGCGTCAGGAAGGACGCGGCATCGGTCTTGTGAACAAGATTCGGGCTTATGAACTTCAGGACAAGGGGTTCGATACGGTAGAGGCGAATGTGCATCTGGGATTTGAAGCCGATCCCCGCGAGTATGGAATCGGTGCACAAATACTGGCGGATCTTGGAGTAAAGAAGATGCGGCTCATTACGAACAATCCGAGCAAACGTGTGGGCATCGAAGCGCACGGACTGATCGTGACGGGGCGTGTGCCTTTGATCATTCCGCACAACGAACGTAATGAGCGTTACTTGAAGACAAAGAAAGAGAAACTGGGGCATCTGTTGTCTTAG
- a CDS encoding riboflavin synthase, whose translation MFTGLIEEVGVVSRRSGADVTILAQTVLDSMKEGDSIAVNGVCLTVVAFDESGFVVQMSPETLEKSSLRALQAGDAVNLERAMALGDRMGGHFVQGHVDGVGRVKSITNQGDFSFWKFQAPSEVAKYLVPKGSISIDGISLTIVDPSGDTFGVALIPTTLNSTTLGKKRPGDLVNMEADLFAKHIYHYLRNVPRSGLSLETLQRQGYLEK comes from the coding sequence ATGTTTACGGGACTCATTGAGGAGGTAGGTGTCGTTTCCCGACGGTCGGGCGCCGACGTCACGATTCTCGCGCAGACTGTGCTCGATTCCATGAAGGAAGGCGACAGTATCGCGGTGAATGGTGTGTGCCTGACCGTGGTTGCGTTTGACGAAAGCGGGTTTGTCGTGCAGATGTCTCCTGAAACGCTGGAAAAGTCGTCCTTGCGCGCATTGCAGGCCGGCGACGCCGTGAATCTGGAACGCGCGATGGCCCTCGGCGACCGCATGGGTGGACACTTTGTACAAGGTCACGTTGACGGTGTGGGCCGCGTCAAGTCCATCACGAACCAGGGAGATTTTTCTTTTTGGAAGTTCCAGGCCCCGTCAGAAGTCGCGAAGTATCTTGTGCCCAAAGGGTCGATTTCGATCGACGGAATCAGTCTGACAATCGTTGATCCGAGTGGAGACACGTTCGGTGTCGCGCTGATTCCCACAACGCTAAACAGTACTACGTTAGGCAAGAAGAGGCCGGGCGACCTGGTCAACATGGAAGCTGACCTGTTTGCCAAGCACATCTATCACTATCTACGAAACGTGCCGAGGAGCGGACTATCGCTGGAGACGTTGCAGCGGCAGGGCTACTTGGAGAAATAG
- the ribD gene encoding bifunctional diaminohydroxyphosphoribosylaminopyrimidine deaminase/5-amino-6-(5-phosphoribosylamino)uracil reductase RibD: MQRALALAARGRGRTSPNPMVGCVVVRDGRIVGEGFHEKAGLPHAEVNAVRDAGGDVAGATLYVTLEPCCHEGRTPPCTQFLIEHRPARVVVAMPDPNPRVSGQGVFRLRDAGIQVDVGLLEPEARALNEAFTKYITQKMPFVIAKCGMTLDGKIATRTGNSRWVTSEESRRLVHQLRNEVDAILVGSRTVMLDDPSLTTRLDQDKAKDPVRVIVDADEYLDGDRTVFRQDSEAPTWVAVPESRDFKGADEVLRIPSGNGGLDLRLLMHELAAREIMTVLIEGGGTTHASAFEAGIVDKVMFFIAPKIVGGRDAITAVEGEGIADMDGAILLERMTAKPVGPDLLVEAYVRHE, translated from the coding sequence ATGCAGCGCGCCCTGGCATTGGCCGCGCGCGGAAGGGGCCGGACAAGCCCCAATCCGATGGTAGGCTGTGTCGTAGTGCGCGACGGACGGATCGTGGGGGAGGGTTTTCACGAAAAGGCCGGCCTGCCGCATGCCGAAGTTAACGCGGTACGTGATGCCGGGGGAGACGTCGCGGGGGCAACGCTGTATGTGACGCTTGAGCCGTGCTGTCACGAAGGCCGGACGCCGCCCTGCACCCAATTCCTGATTGAACACCGACCCGCGCGAGTCGTGGTGGCGATGCCCGACCCCAATCCCCGCGTGAGCGGTCAAGGGGTCTTCCGCCTACGCGACGCTGGAATCCAGGTGGACGTGGGGCTGCTTGAGCCAGAAGCGCGCGCGCTCAATGAAGCGTTTACGAAGTACATTACGCAGAAGATGCCGTTCGTGATTGCGAAATGCGGCATGACGCTCGACGGCAAGATTGCTACACGCACGGGAAACTCGCGTTGGGTCACCAGCGAGGAATCGAGACGACTTGTTCACCAACTGCGGAATGAGGTGGACGCCATACTCGTGGGTAGCAGGACGGTGATGCTAGACGATCCGAGTCTGACGACGAGATTGGACCAGGACAAAGCCAAAGATCCGGTTCGCGTAATCGTCGACGCCGACGAGTATTTGGATGGAGATCGGACAGTCTTCCGCCAAGATAGCGAGGCCCCGACCTGGGTGGCTGTCCCCGAATCGAGAGATTTCAAGGGAGCCGATGAGGTTCTGAGAATACCCAGTGGAAATGGCGGACTCGATCTTCGTCTCCTGATGCACGAATTGGCGGCGCGCGAGATCATGACCGTGTTAATCGAGGGCGGCGGAACGACTCACGCTTCGGCGTTTGAGGCGGGGATAGTGGATAAAGTCATGTTCTTCATCGCGCCGAAGATTGTAGGCGGTCGCGATGCGATCACTGCCGTCGAAGGTGAGGGAATAGCCGACATGGACGGGGCCATCCTGTTAGAACGCATGACGGCCAAGCCGGTGGGCCCGGATCTGTTGGTTGAAGCATACGTGAGGCACGAATAG